The following is a genomic window from Apodemus sylvaticus chromosome 10, mApoSyl1.1, whole genome shotgun sequence.
AACACTCACAGGTGTCAGCAATGAATCATGTCcaagatataaaagaaaaaggcGAAGCTGAACAGGACACCTTATGTAAGCGCGAGTGTGGTCGGAGAGAGGCATCTTTTTATCCTTATGCAAAGGAAGACATACAGAAGAACAGGTTTAAAACTTGTTCATAGTGTTTAGCACATGAGTTTGGATTAGGTGCTTCTCTACTTttgccttcctcttttttcttttttgattttttgagatagggtttttctacGTAGCTCTGGCTATCCCCGAACTCACTTGACAGACCAGGaggtcctcgaactcagagatccacctgcctctccagtacttaaattaaaggcatgcgccaccatgcccagcatttcCTGTTTAGATTAGATCTATCACCTCTGTCTTGGAAGGTGGTcagtaaaacatttttttcttactttttgtgTGTACGGGAACACTGCATAGGCACCTGGCCCTAGGGTGAGTTTGACACGGAATTCTGGGTGGTCTTCCTGTCTTAGCCTGTGCTGAGACTTGAAATCACAACCCACACCTGGCTAAATAaggtggtttttggtttgtttggtttttttttgttttgtttttggttttttttgttttttttttttttggtttttctgagacagggtttcccagtgtagtcctggctgtcctggaactcactctgtagaccaggctggcctcgaacttctttttaaagaaaaaaatttttttttcttctggttcaCCCAGGGTGAGGAGAGCCTATGATTCTGTCCAGACTCCCCAGCAGTGAGCACCTTGGCAAATGTTCAGCCTGCTTCTTCCAAGGAactgtgctttgtgtgtgtgtgaggagggtgaaggggtgggggtgagggtgtccCATAGCCTACTCTCCAGTATTCTCCCCTTCTACTGCCCACCCCTACTCAAAACAGGCCCCTGACAGAGAATAGGCCACTCTTTGCAacctgtccattttttttttttaagatgagatGCCATTCACCCTGGCTGATCttaaactcacagtgatctgtcTGACTCTGGCTCCCAAATGCCAGTATtaggcctgtgccaccaagcACAGCTTTGCCCAGCTTTTCTGACATACACTGTCATCTGCAAATTTCAAAGCTTGAGAACCGCAGAACTGAGTTTCCAGAACTTGCACTAACTGCTTATAATGCTTCAAGTACGTTTATGCTTTTGTGTTGGGCTGGATTCATAACTGCCTCCCTGATTGGGTTGGGTTGGGCTTCCTAGAAGATGTTTTAAGACTCTAATGATACATTGTGTAAAAGGAGGGTGTGGACCTTCTGGCCAGATCTGAAACCAGAGCTCTGTTAGGTTAGGAGATAAGACCTCCCACTcctcaggaagggagggagagaagaagcgGAAAGCTAGGCCTTAATCTAATCAAGAAGCGAGGatccagagagaagggggaggggcagcagccCAAAGCTCAGTGGTTGTAACTTGTTTGTCCGTGAACTACAATCTGGATGTATCCAGAAGTAGCTGTGTGTCCTTGGGAGAGTCCCCACCCACTCTGATCCTTGAGGGTTtgtccttctcctttccctcttttcctggAGCGCATGTGCAGGACAGGAGGCCTGAGGGGGCAGGGAATGGAGCCGCTACCATCTCTGCCCAAGAACGAGAGGctccaagaaaacaaagcaagccaGGGCCACGCCCTCCCTATGGATTCTCCTTCAGACTTGTGCAAGGAAAGAGGGTGGCcagtgggaggaagggagagttGGGAGCCCAGCTCTGGACCTACAGGTCAGCTCCGACTTCCCTTTATAGACTTCTAGTTCCAGCCACCCCTTCTGCCCCAAACTAAATACAACCTGCCTCCAGCCCTCACCCACTATCCCTTGCACCTGGCCCGGTGTGTCCAAAACTCACAAAGTcccaggcagggctggagagtggGACACCCCATCTCCCACTCCTTTCTAGAACACAGGAAGACAATCACACCTCTGCAGCTCTTCAGTCGCACGGATGGGTCAAGGTGGGATTATTTCCAAAGCCCCCAATGATCCTCCCCGGCCCCCAGTAATCCTCCCTGGCCCCCAGCTCCACAGGAATTCCCCAGAGAGggctctcgtgtgtgtgtgtgtgtgtgtgtgtgtgtgtgtgtgtgtgtgtcccagactGTCAACACAATTGGCTTTCCCgtcgtcgtcgtcttcttcttcatCTCTCATCTGCCAACCTTCCCTTCATTCCATAGTCAAGACCAAGGGTTTGGGGGCTGGGACCTTTGCAAGGTCCTGGGGACCGTGATCCCTGCCCTGCCCTACGGCTAGGATGTAGGTGAGGAGGGTCCATTGCTAAATAGACAGGAAGGAATGGCATTTAGCTGAGCCAGAATCAAGAGCTGGCACCTCAGAAGCCTCTTTgcaagagagagagcagggaataTGTCCCTATACCTCTTTCCTggggtaaaaaaataaaaaaaataaaaaataaaaaataaaaaataattcaattaaaaaaaaaaaagaaacaaaagcaaaaggtcCATTAAAGACAAAAGCAGAATTGGGATGGGGAGGAATGATCTCCCAGGACAAGCCTTCTTCTGACCATGTCCTTCCCAGCCTGATACTGTCCCTGACCTATAGAACTCTGTTCCAAAGGACAGAAAGCCATCAATCAGGTGTGTCAGAGAGGTCAGGTTGCACACGTTCCAGGCAGAACCAGCCCTGCAGCTCTGTCAAGCTGTCCCTAGCGCTGACGCTGACGCACACTCGGGCACCCTTCCGGATCAATgcgtgcgcgcatgcacacacgcatgcaggcGCCGCGCCACCCCCATCCTGCCGGAGCTTCAAGGGAGTTGGAGGACAAATCTAGACAGCCCTGGACTCGGGGCCAGCAAGCTTCAGCTTTTGGAAAAGCAGCCTCCCTCAGGCTGAGCTGCTGAGagctctcccaccccaccccctcatcAGATCCAAGGGCAGGACTGTCCAGCTGCTCTAAGGAGCTGTGTCTGCAAAGGCCGTGGGCGGGACTCGGGGCTAGAAGGCTGTCCTTTGCTCTCTCAGGACTCCCACCCAGAAAGATTAGGTGAATCTTACTGGTCTAAGAGACTTTCCTGCGGGAGGTGGGCCCTGGAATCCTAAGCAGGAATTTGGCGACCTGGCAACAGGAAGGTGTTACTCTACCcagtactctgtgtgtgtgtgtgtgtggcgggctCACACCTCACCTTGGactgaccctcctgcttctacccCTCAAATGCTAGGACTGCAGGTGCACACCACAGCTCTCAGCTGGTTCTATGAACATTTGTAGACCGTGCCCTTCCCACCTTGTGTCACAGGTTGGGAGTGGGGTAGATCATGACTACTGTCCCCTCTGGGAGTAAAGTCGCTGTTCCCATTGCTGAAGACTCAGGCTTACTCACCGGGCCAACCCAGGTCTCTGAAGCACCAGCTGCTGCCAGAGAGCTATAGTCAGCAGGATTGAGCTCCTCGGGGTGGCTTAAGTCCCGGAATTACTTTCCATCTTTACTATGTCCTCCAAAAGGGGAAAGAAGTCGGAGTGACCTGAGCACTAGGGAAGCGCTGATGGTCTAGACTCTTCAAGGTCATGGGCACAGAGAGACCTAGGAGCAGCTGGTCTCAGAACTCGGGCCAGAAAGAGGAGCCGTGACCCCTAAACTAGGTCAGGCGACAATAGCTTTAGAGGTCTTTGATATCCTCCAGAATTTGCACCAGCCACCCCATAAATATATAATCTAATCTCTGAGTTCGTTTGTTCATTCAGGATAAACCACGCCCCTTCCCCTACTTTCCAAGCAAATCCCAAACTCTCCTTGGGGCTAAGAAAGGCGAGAGGAAGGAACCAGATCAAAACAAGAGGTAGAATCGTCCCAACTTTAATAACTTACAGGcaaatgctaaaagaaaaaaaaataccagtaaTACAGAGGACACGGGAGACTTATAAAAAGGGCCGGGGATCTACAAACATGGGGGGACTTCTTGGCACTTTCACAGACACGGAATGACTGTGAGGAGAAGAGCAGCAGAGGAGACCCCTTCCCCCCCAGTTGTGGAGAGTGGAAAGATGTTCTTGATCCACCCCCAAATGCACTCTCTGGACAGCCTTCTACACATCCTCCCCCtgcaaagataaaaatatatatccaaaTAAAATGCTAGGGAAGGAAGCGGAGGGCCAGGGCCGAGGTAGAGTTAGCATTTACATTAGTCTCTGGTCTTGCAGCCCCTCCCTACCCTCCACAGGTGAAGGGCAGTGAAGACACTTCATCCCTCCCCCACGTGGCACACAGAGCCACCGATGCTCCTTCAGTCCTGTGAGGTGGACAGGTCCGGCACCCAGGCTGGCTGAGAGGGTCACAAGCCCTGCCTGACTATAACGTGTACTGACCCCTAGCAGGTAGGGTAGGGGCAGCCTCCGGTCACCGTCTCTTCTTGCTCGACCGAGGTGCCTTCTTCCTCTTCAGAATCATCTCATACAAATGCTCCAGGCCTGGCTGCAGGCCCAGCCCGTCCACAGCACTGCAGCCCTGCACATGGGTGAGTGTGGCAGCTGCCAGCTCTCGGACCGCCAGCCTCTTCTCCACCTCAGCTGCGCTCAGCGCCCCCGGCTGGTCCTGCTTGTTGGCCAGAACCAGCACAGGCACCCCCTGGTTGTCAGAAGCCTTGCTGATCCGGTGTAGCTCCATCCGAGCTTCCTCTAACCTCTCGGTCTCTGCAGAGTCCACCACAAACACCAGTCCATCTGTCCGCCGGGTGTAGGAGCGCCACAGTGGCCGAAGCTTCTCCTGACCCCCAACATCCCACACTTGGAAAGTGATTCCACGGGAACCCCCTAGGGGCACTCGGATCTTCTCGGTGTTAAAGCCCTTGGTGGGGACGCTCTGGACAAACTCCTTGAACTTGAGACGGTAAAGAAGGGAAGTCTTCCCGGCAGAATCCAACCCAATGACCACAACATGCAGCGCCTGGAAGTGTGGCAGAAAGGATGAGGCTGTGGGTGCCATTTCAGTCAAGTGGTTCCCCATGGTGAGCTAGGGTGCAGGGTAGACCTCAGGGGCAGGTCTGGGGCTCCAGCACAGGCCAGGAAGAGGAGGCCTTGAAACGGCAGGTAGCAGCAGCTGGGTTGTCTAAACaaggccaagaaagaaaaaggagaaaagtttaaaataaacatGAACTGGCAACTTTGGGATCCTTTCCCTAAATCTGCCCCCCACTCTTCTAAATATtccatttattaatataaaaaactTTAGACGCCCCTTCTTTTTTCCAcagtaaagaaaaaagattttgtgCGTGAGTGTAAGCCACACAGCTTGAGTGTGGAAGtcaggacaacttgcaagagtatGTTGGTCTCAGGGATCAGTTAGGGTCCTCATGTTTTAGGGTAGGCACTTTTAAACGCTGAACCATCTTAAGtgcctttccccttttcttaaaaaaaaaaaaaaaaaaaaaaggctacagGTGTAACCGGAGAACAGGCATTCTCCTGCACTAGGGGCCCTTGAGAGAGGCCCTGAGGTTAGAGAAACCCTCAGGTGCTAGGATCCTCGAGGGTACGCATCTTGCAGGCTAGGTCCAAAGTAAGGTCGTTTTCCTGCGCCCCTCTCCGAGCTTGAGAGACAGCAGAAGCTATGTTCTCCATTCCCCAGAGGAGAATCCTCGCAGGAAGGAGGCGGTCGGGCATTGTGCCCAAAGTAAGAGCCCCGATGCGGGTCGGGCTCCCACAAGCTCCGCATACCCACAACGCTGGCACACCCCTGCGGGCGCTGTGACCACCATCCCACGGCCCTGCGATTTGCCAGCCTGCCGTGGATACCGGGCTTCCCCAAACCCCGCAAGCCGACGTCTTTGCACCGTCAAGGCACCCTCCTTTACCTTCAACCAGCCGCACTCTCCGCCCAGCTACGCCAACCAGACTCTGACTAGGCGCGTCTCAGCCACAGCGGACTTTGCTGTGCCGCTGCTCAGGTTCGATATTAAAAACCTTCTCGTGACGACACACAACGCCGACCAATCAGCGCCCCGGAGGCGGAGCTAGGCGGGGACTGAGCTGGCCTCGGCAGCTCCAGCCTGGGGAGGGAGTGCTCGTTCTATCCGGAAccgctttatttcatcttttctaCCTTATTCAGTATTTGGAATAGAGCCTAGAATTCATTAGGACTGGGAGGTGGAAAGGACCAAAGGAACAGGCGTGGCTGCGCCTGACGAGAGCAAGGAATGAAATGTCTAATAATGACAccaccccatccactttccctcaaTCAGGCTGCGCCCCCCCCCACCAGCCAATAGTTTCCTTCCACCTAAGGATCTGCTCGAAACGATAATGACAAGTTTTCGCATCTTCCATCATTCGATAGTACTCATTCAAGTCGCTTTCTTAGTGTAGTTTGCAAAGCAGTATTTCCCTGGAGCCCCCATACAGATACAGCTGATTCAAAGTATATAAGCCCATTTAATGTACATGCCGCCGACACACCAGAAGCCGGCATCGGATCTCCTTGCAGATAGTCgtaagccaccacgtggttgctgggaagtgaacttgcagccagtgctcttaaccgtgtCAGTTAAGCCTGTGAGTCAGtatatgcccatgtgttcagTAGGAAGcagatcctctggaaccagaATTGAGACACAGCGGTGACTGCCtcacttgggtgctgggaactgaacctgggtcctctggaagagtagaaagtgctcttaaccactgagccattgcttcaagcattatggtgtgtgtgtgtggggggtctattttgttttgttttgttttgagacagggtctttctatataACCctagatatcctggaactcactatgtagactaggctggcctcacacaaaaaaaaaatccacctgcctctgtctttaagattaaaggcatgagccaggcggtggtagcgcacacctttgatcccagcacttgggaggcagaggcaggcagatttctgagttcgaggccaccctggtctacagagtgagttccaggacagccagaactatacagagaaaccctgtctcgaaaaaacaaaaacaaacaaacaaaaagattaaaggcatgaggggctggagagatgtctcagctgttgggagcactgactgctcttccgaaggtcctgagttcaattcccagcaaccccatgctggctcacaaccatctgtaatgagatctgatgccctcttctggagtgtctgaagacagctaccgtgtacttatatataataaataaataaattaattaattaaaaaacattaaagggccgggcggtggtagcgcacgccccttaatcccagccctctgggaggcagaggcaggcggatttctgagttcgaggccagcctggtctacagagtgagttccaggacagccagggctacacagagaaaccctgtctcgaaaaaacaaatcaaaaaaaccaaaaaacaaaacaaacaaacaaacaaacaaacaaaaaacattaaaggCATGATCCATCATACCCAgttaagtttgtttttgtttcttgagatgggaatctcattatatagcccaggctagcctagacaCCCTGGCGATCTTTGGGTCTCAGCTTACCGGGGTATGTACAGTGCTAAGAACCCCCATTACCTTACAACAGCACGTTAGGGACTGTTTCTTACAGGTACAGAGGACTGCAGAGGGATAAAAGACTTAATTATGATCACATTT
Proteins encoded in this region:
- the Arl4d gene encoding ADP-ribosylation factor-like protein 4D codes for the protein MGNHLTEMAPTASSFLPHFQALHVVVIGLDSAGKTSLLYRLKFKEFVQSVPTKGFNTEKIRVPLGGSRGITFQVWDVGGQEKLRPLWRSYTRRTDGLVFVVDSAETERLEEARMELHRISKASDNQGVPVLVLANKQDQPGALSAAEVEKRLAVRELAAATLTHVQGCSAVDGLGLQPGLEHLYEMILKRKKAPRSSKKRR